In one window of Candidatus Kinetoplastibacterium blastocrithidii (ex Strigomonas culicis) DNA:
- the trpD gene encoding anthranilate phosphoribosyltransferase translates to MSITATEVLTRCIEHREIFHDEMFSLMSMMINGELSPQISSAILIGLRVKKETIDEITASALALREFSKQVPIKNRENLLDMCGTGGDGSQTFNISTAAMFVAAAAGVRVAKHGNRGASSSSGSADVLEELGVNIELEPMHIIECIENTKIGFMFAPLHQKAMSNIAMVRKEIGVRTIFNILGPLTNPACAANQLMGVFHSDLVGIQVRVLKKLKSNHVLTIYGKEGMDEAALGSATMVGELKNGMITEYEIHPEDYNIPMISNRSIRVSNRSESAQLILDSLNNLDGPARDIVALNAGLAIYAGNKANSIKQGVSLAFEIIKNGSARDKLEEFRAYTRKFSK, encoded by the coding sequence TCACCACAAATCTCAAGCGCAATACTAATAGGATTAAGAGTTAAAAAAGAAACTATTGATGAAATAACAGCTTCTGCTTTAGCATTACGAGAATTTTCTAAACAGGTGCCAATTAAAAATAGAGAAAATCTTCTAGATATGTGCGGAACTGGAGGAGATGGCAGTCAAACATTTAATATATCTACTGCAGCTATGTTTGTTGCTGCTGCTGCCGGCGTTAGAGTAGCTAAACACGGAAATCGAGGTGCATCTTCATCCTCTGGCAGTGCTGATGTTTTGGAGGAATTAGGTGTAAATATAGAACTAGAACCAATGCATATTATTGAATGTATAGAAAATACTAAAATAGGATTCATGTTTGCTCCACTACATCAAAAAGCAATGAGTAATATTGCTATGGTTAGAAAAGAAATTGGAGTTCGCACAATTTTTAATATACTAGGCCCGCTAACTAATCCAGCATGTGCCGCAAATCAACTAATGGGAGTTTTCCACTCTGATTTGGTGGGTATTCAAGTTAGAGTTCTAAAAAAACTTAAATCTAACCATGTTTTGACGATATATGGCAAAGAAGGAATGGATGAAGCGGCATTAGGAAGCGCCACAATGGTTGGGGAATTAAAGAACGGGATGATAACAGAGTATGAAATTCATCCTGAGGATTATAATATTCCAATGATATCGAATAGAAGTATTAGAGTATCTAATAGGTCAGAATCAGCTCAACTCATATTAGACTCTTTAAATAATTTAGATGGACCTGCCAGGGATATTGTTGCCTTAAATGCCGGACTAGCAATATATGCAGGCAATAAAGCTAATAGCATTAAACAAGGCGTATCATTGGCTTTTGAAATTATAAAAAACGGATCGGCTAGGGATAAATTAGAAGAATTTAGAGCCTATACTAGGAAGTTCTCAAAATGA